In Kutzneria kofuensis, the DNA window ACGCCGCCACCTCCGCCGAGGGCTCCCTGCTCCGCCTGGCGATCAACATGGTGCCCTTCCTGCTGCCGCTGCTCTTCCAGGTCGGCTTCGGCCTCAGCGCCGTGACCTCCGGCCTGCTGGTGCTCACCGTGTTCGCCGGCAACCTCGTGATGAAGACCATCACCACTCCCACCGTGCGCCGCTTCGGCTTCCGGCGCGTCCTGGTCGGCAACGGCTTGCTCGTCGCCGTCTCCCTCGCCGCGTGCGCCTTCTTCGGCTCCGACACCCCCTACTGGCTCATCGCTGCCGTCTGCTTCCTCGGCGGCGCCTTCCGCTCCCTGGAATTCACCGGTATCAACACCCTCGCCTTCGCCGACGTCCCCGCCGCGTCCATGAGCGCCGCCAGCACCCTCAACGCCACTATCACCCAGCTCGCAACCGGCATGGGGGTCGCCGTGGCCGCCACTGTCGTCGCCGTCGCCGCTGACGGCCGGGTTCCCACCGTCCTCGACTTCCACCTCGGCTTCCTGGTCGGTGCGGCGATCGCGCTGACCGGCGCCCTGCTGTTCCTGCGCCTGGACCGCGCGGACGGCGCCGTGGTCAGCGCCGGCCGGGCTCGAACCCCCGCCACCCGCGCCTGACCCCGCCGTGCGCCCAGCGCCAACAACGACGCTCATGTGGCATTTGCCTTCACGATCTTGCCGGATTGGTAAACTTGCCAAATTGGCAAGATCGTGGCTACCGTGGGGGCATGACGGGGTTGCGGGAGCGGAAGAAGCGCGAGACGAGGCTGGCGTTGAGTCGGGCGACGATCGCGTTGGTCGTCGAGCGGGGCTGGGACGAGGTCGGCGTCGAGGACATCGCGGCGGCGGCGAACGTCTCGGAGCGGACCTTCCGCAACTACTTCACGAGCAAGGCGGAGGCGGTGGCGGCCAGCCACCTGGAGCGAGCGCTGGTCGTCGCGGACGAGCTGCGGTCGCAGCCGGCCGATGAGCCGTTCTGGCCGGCGGTGGTGTCGGCGGTCCGGGCCAGCGTGTCGGCGGCGCCGGCCTCGTCGCACGACGGGGCGCACATGGAGCGGGTCAAGCTGGTGATGACCCATCCGTCGCTGCACGCCGAACTGCTGCGCGCCGACGACATCGCCAAGGACGAACTCGCGGCGGCGATCGCCGAGCGGTTGGGGCTCGACGCGGAGCGGGATCTGTTCCCGCAGCTCGCGGCGTCGGTGGTGACCGCGGGCGTCGCCACGGCGATGCGGTTCTGGATGGTCAACGATCCTCGGGGATCGGTGATCGAGGTACTGGGTCGAGTATTCGAGGAAATCGGGCGCGGGTTGCCCGTGCCGGAGGGGGAGTCATGAACGTGATCATTTCCGGGGCCGGCCCGAACGGGCTGATGCTGGCGTGCGAGCTGGCGTTGGCGGGCGTCCGGCCGGTGGTGCTGGAGGCGTTGCCGGAGCCGAGCGCCGAGCCCAAGGCCAACGGCCTCGTCGGCGAGGTCGTCCGGCTCATCGACCATCGCGGCCTGTACGAGGCGTTGGCCGGCGTTCCCGGGCCGCCCCGGCCGAACTCGGGCTATTTCCCTTACGCGGGCATGTATCTCGATCTCGGGTCGCTCGACGAGAGCCCGCTGCACGTGCTGCCCGCGCCGCAGCAGAAGATCGTCCGAGTGCTCACCGAGCGGGCGCTCGAGCTCGGCGTCGAGATCCGCCGCGGCCACGAACTCGTCGGCCTGCGCCAGGATTCGTCGTCGGTGACGGTTCAGGTGGACGGCCCTGACGGCCGCTACGAGCTGCAGGCGTCCTACCTCGTCGGCGCCGACGGGGCTCGCAGCGCGGTGCGCAAGCTGTCCGGCATCGACTTCGGCGGCATCACCTACGACCGGCGGACCCTGCGGATGGCGCACGCCACCGTGCCGGCGGACTGGGTGGATCCGACCACGCGCGGGCTCAAGATCCCCGGTTACGGCCTTGCCTTGCCGTTCATCGGCACCCGTACCGAGCACGGCGGCTTTTCCTATGCGCCGCTGCCGGACAAGCCGCCGACCATCGCCACCACCGAGTGGGACGAGCCGCCGACCGACGAGCCGATGACCATGGACGAGCTGCGGGCCAGCGTGCGCCGCGTGCTCGGCGTCGACGTGCCGCTCGGCGAGCCGACCGGGGACGGCCCGCACCTGATGAACCGCCTCACGCGCGGCAACACCCGCATCGCCGCCCGCTTCCGTGACGGCCGCGTGTTCCTGCTCGGCGACGCCGCGCACATCTACGCGCACGGCGGCGCCGGTCTCAACCTCGGCATGCAGGACGCCGCCAACCTCGGCTGGAAGCTCGCCGCCGAGATCAACGGCACCGCGCCCGCCGGGCTGCTCGACACGTACGACACCGAGCGCCGCATCGCCGCCGAGCGCATGGTCGTCTACGCCCAGGCGACAAACGCCCTGCTCGGGCCCGGCAGCGACGTCACCGCGCTGCGCACCCTGTTCGGCGAGATGCTCGGCGACGCCGCCACGGTCCAGCGCATCGCCGACCTGCTCGCCGGCTCCGACATCCGCTACGACATGGGCGTCGACGATCCCCATCCGCTCGTCGGCCGGTTCGCCCCGGCCATGGATCTCGTGACGCCGGACGGTCCGGTGCGTCTGGCCGAAGTCGCCCGCACGGCCCGCCCGCTGCTGGTGGACTTCACCGGCGCCTTGGCTCGTTTCCAGGGCCCGGTCGACGTGATCACCGCCGAACCCGTCGAAGGCATCCCGGCCGCCGTGCTGATCAGGCCCGACAGCTATGTCGCCTGGGCCTCCTCGTCGCCCGACACCGACGGGCTTTCGGCCGCGCTCGAACGGTGGTTCGGCCTGGCCGTGAACCACGTCTGATCTTCCGTCAGCCATCCGTCGAACCGCAACCCGACGGCCGCCAGCTCCGCTCGCATGTCCGATGTGGACAGTTTGCGCGCCGTGAACTCGTGCTTCCAGTGCCGGTCGACATGGTCGTAGTGGACCGTCGCGGAGAGGAGATCGGCGTCGCGGACGATGTCCCGGACGGTGATCGTCACCGGTCCCAGCTGTCCCGGTGTGGAGTCCACATTGCCGAACCATCCCGGCGGATGCCACTGGATCAGCACGATTCCGTTGTCGCTCACGTGATGTGCCGCCGTGGCCAGCAATCCCCGGCGAAGCTCGGCGTCCGTCGTGTTGACGAGTTGGCTCGCCAGGATGACCGCGTCGAATCGGCGGTCCAGCCGTAGTGACTCGATGTCCGCCCGGATGGTCTCGGCGTTTCGGACATGGGCCAGCATTTCCTCGGAGTTGTCCACCGCCAGCACCGGATGTCCCAGTGCCGCAAGCGGTTGCGTTACCCGGCCGGCGCCTGCGCCCAGTTCGAGCACGGTCGCGCCGGCCGGGATCGCCGCGTGGATCAGCGCCGGTTCGCCCGCGTCCGGCAACAGCGCGTAGAGCTCCACGGGACTGCCGTCCGCCGCCGTGTTGTCCACCGTCGTCCCCCGTTCGTGAAGAGTTTCGCTACGGCGTTGACCACTTGAACACGTCCGCCGTGCTCGCATTCCCGCCACACACCACGAACCCGAGCCTCGCATCGCCACCTACCCTCGCCAGGACCCGGCGCGCCGCGGGCACCAGGCATCCGGCCGCCGGCTCGGCCCACACCTTGCCGTGATCGGCCAACTCCAGCGTCCCTCGCACGGCCTCCGCGTCGGACACCAGCACCACCTCGGTGACCAAAGTGGACACATGGTCGTACGTCAGCTGCGACACCGTGGGCGCGCTCAACGTGGACACGATCGACGACAGCGTCGTCGGCACGGGCCCGCCGGCCGCCAACGCGTCGGTCATCGCTTGTGCGCCTTCGGTTTCCACGCCCCACACCCGAATCCCGGGCCGCCGCGCCCGCAGCGCCACCGCGACGCCGGAGATCAAGGCCCCTCCGCCGATGCTCACCAGCACATCGGTGAGCTCGTCGGCGTCATCGCTCAGCTCCAACCCGACCGTGCCCTGACCGGCGAGCACGATCGGGTCGGCGAAGGGGTGCAGGAGGGTGAGGCCGTCCCGCTGGAGTTGTTCCATCAGCGCGAACGCCCCGGCCATGTCCTCGGTCAGCCGCACGTCCGCCCCGGCCGCCCGTGCCGCCTCCGCCGCGCGGGCGGGCGCCGACCGCGGCATCACGACCGTCGCGGCGACACCGAGCGCGCCGGCCATCACGGCGACGCCGATGGCGTGGTTGCCGCCGCTGACGGCAACCACTCCCGCCTCGCGCTCGACATCGGTCAACGTAAGCAGCTTCGCCGCCGCCCCGCGCACCTTGAACGACCCGCCTCGCTGGAGCAGCTCCAGCTTCGCCGTCACCGGCACGCCGAGCAGGTCGGACAACCCGGGGCTGGACACGGTCGGCGTTCGCAGCACGTGCCCCTGGATCCGTTCCGCCGCCGCCTCGATGTCCGTGATGTCGACCACTGCCGCTCCCTGTTGCCGAACCAGCAAGTTACTTTGCCGACGGTCGCCGGTCGTCCGCATCATCCGTCCCATGAACGATAGCTACGACGTGATCGTGATCGGCGGCGGCGCCGCCGGACTGAGCGGCGCCCTGGCCTTGAGCCGGGCCCGCCGATCGGTGCTGGTCATCGACGCGGGCCGGCCGCGCAACGCGCCCGCCGGCAACGCCCACAACTACCTCGGCCGGGACGGGGTCAACCCCCTCGAACTGCTGCGCATCGGCCGCGCCGAGGTCGAGTCCTACGGCGGCGAGATCCTGCCCGCCGAAGCCGTGAAGGCGGCCAGAACCGACCGCGGCTTCACCGTGCAGCTCGCCGACGGATCCACAGTGGATGGTCGGCGATTGCTCGTCGCCACCGGTCTCACCGACGAGCTGCCCGACATTCCCGGCGTCGCCGAGCGCTGGGGCAAGGATGTGTTGCACTGCCCGTACTGCCACGGCTGGGAGGTCCGGGACAGGAGCATCGGGGTGATCGGGTGCAACGCGACATCCCCGCGCCAGGCGCTGATGTGGCGGCAGTGGAGCGCCGACATCACCTTCTACCTCAACGACGTCGTCGAACTCGACGACACGCAACGGAAGCAGTTCGAGGCGCGAGGGATCCGGATCGTCGAGGGCCCGATCCGAAGCCTCGACGATCTCGACCACGAGGCGTTCGTCATCGCGCCCAGGGCGAGGTCCAACGCGGACGTTCTGGCCACCCTCGGACTGACCACGGCCGATCACCCGGCCGGCACGTACGTCCCCGCGGACGGCGAGGCGACGGCGATTCCCGGGGTGTGGGTCGCCGGCAACGTCACGAACCTGATGGAGCAGGTCATCGGCGCGGCGGCTGCCGGCCTCCGCGCGGCCGCGGCGATCAACATGGATCTGATCACCGAGGAGACGGACCGGGCGGTGGCCGAAGCGTTCCCGGCCGCTTGATGGCGTCGACGACCCGGCACGTCCGGTTGCTGCCGCTGCTTGTCCGCACGGATGATGAAGTGTGAGCTGGCAAGGGTTGAGTCCCCGGCGGCGGATGCTGTTCGCGGTGGTCGCGGTGGTGATCGTGGCGCTGGGCGCGGTGGTCGTGGCGAGGCTGTGGCCGGCGTCGCCGACGGCGGTGGCGCCGGATCGGCCGGGGACGGTGCTGCTCGTGCCGGGGTTCGGCGGCGACCGCACGTCGCTGGAACCGCTGGCCGACCGGATCCGGCAGGACGGCCGCCGGGCGGAGGTGCTGACACTGCCCGGGGACGGCACGGGCGACCTGCTCCAACAGGTGTCCGTGCTGGACGACGCCGTCGACGATGCCCTTTCGGGCGGTAGTTCGTCCGTCGACATCGTCGGCTACTCGGCGGGCGGCGTCGTCGCCCGGCTCTGGGTCGCCAACGACCACGGCGCGGACAAGGTCAAGAGGGTGATCACCCTCGGGTCGCCGCTGCACGGCACGCAGCTCGCCGCCGCCGGTGGCGCCCTTGCGCCCGGCGCCTGCCCCACGGCCTGCCAGCAGCTGGCGCCGGGCAGCCCCGTCCTCGCCCCGGTCGCCGGCGCGGCCGGGCTGCCGTGGGTGTCGATCTGGACGGAGGACGACCAGACCGTCACGCCGCCGGACTCGGCCCGGCTGCCCGGCGCCGTCAACGTGCCGCTGCAGCAGGTCTGCCCCGGCGCGCGGGTGTCGCACGAGCAGTTGCCGACCGATCCTCGGGTCATCGGGCTGGTGGTCGAGGGCTTGGCCGGGGACGCGCCGACCGGATGCCCCGGGGCGGGTGCCCGGTAGCCGACGCCCGTGCCCGACGTCGCCGGTCGGGGCCGAATGTCCGAGGGAGGGTGTTTGGTAGGGAATGTCCCGATGCTCACAACCGGTCCGGCTCGGCATGATGCCGCCGCACAAGATCGAGCAGAGGGGCATCTGATGAGACGCATCGCGACCGTGTTGGCCGGGGCGGCGCTGATACCCGGCGGCATCGCGCAGGCCGCGACCGCCGAGACGTCACTGGTGAGCGTCACGGTGGACGGATCGCCGGCGGCGGGCATGAGCGGCCGGCCGTCGATCTCGGCGGACGGCCGGTTCGTGGCCTTCTCGTCGTCGGCGACGAACCTGGTGCGGGACGACGGCAACGGCGTCTCCGACATCTTCGTGCGGGACCGCCAGAACGGCATCACCACCCGGGTCAGCGTGGACTCGGCCGGCGTCGAAGGCAACGGCGCCAGCGGCAACCCGTCGATCTCGGGCGACGGCCGCTACGTGGTGTTCGAGTCCCGGGCGACGAACCTGGTGCCGGGCGACACCAACGGCTTCCAGGACATCTTCGAGCGCGACCTGGTGACCGGCAGGACCAGGCTGGTCACCTCGCCGTCACTCTGGGAGCAGGCCAACGGCGACAGCTTCGCCCCGGTGATCTCGGCCGACGGGTCGCACATCGCGTTCGACTCGGTCGCCAGCAACATCCGCGGCGGCGACTCGAACGGCGTGTCCGACGTCTTCGAGGTGGCACGGGGCAGCAGCTTCATCGACCGGATCAGCGTCGACTCGAACTTCCAGGAGGCCGACGGGCCGAGCTGGGGGCCGTCGATCTCGGCCGATGGCTCGTACGTGTCGTTCACCTCGGATGCCGACAACCTCAACGTCGGGCGGCCGGACGTCAACCACGCCTCCGACGTGTTCGTGCACGGCGGGGTCGGTGGGACCCGGCTGGTCAGCTACAGCTACCTCGGCGGGAAGGGCAACAGCACCAGCCGGAACGCGGTGATCTCGGCCGACGGCAAGCACCTCGTCTTCGAGTCGTACGCGTCGAACCTGGTGCCGGACGACACCAACGGCCGCGCCGACCTGTTCGTCTCCAACTGGTGGGACTGGTCGATCAGCCGGGTCGACGTCGACCCGGCCGGCGTGGCGGTCGGTGGCGAGTCCGGCGCCAGGGCGGCGATCTCGGCCGACGGCCGGTACGTGGCGTTCGCGTCGGGCCAGGACGGTCTGGTCCCGGGTGACACCAACGGCCTGTGGGACGTGCTGGTCCGCGACACCGTCGCCGGCACCACGACCCTGGCCAGCGTGGCCACCAACGGCGCACCGGGCAACGACTTCTCCCTGGAGCCGGCGATGACGCCGGACGGCCGGCACGTGGCGTTCAAGTCCTACGCGAGCAACTTCGTGCCGGACACCCCGCGGCCCTCGGCCAACACGTACGTCCGCGACCTGGCTGGCTGAGCTCAGCAGGTGGTGTCGGGGTCGAGCGGCTTTCCGGCCGGCCACACCAGATCCTCCTGCGTCGCCGACCCGTCCGGCCGGATCTGCATGATCGGCATGGCCTTGTCGACGGGGTCGCCGCCGCCGGTGTTGGGGAACGCGATGTAGCCGGTGGCGCCGCCGACGGGGTTCTTGCACTGCTGCTGCATGACGAACGGCGCGATGGTGTTCACCGTGGTGACGTCCTTCGCCTTGCGGATGGCGACCGCCGCGGTGAGCACGGCGTCGTGCTCGGACATGGCCTGCCCGTCGTCGAGGTCGGCGGCGGGCAGGCCGTTGTCCGCGAACGCCTTCGCGAACGCGTCGTAGTTGCGCACGTAGTCCGAGCCGGGCGGGAACGCCCGCCACTGGTCGCGGTGCGCGATGGCCGTGTAGTAGAGGCGGACGTCCGCGTTCAGCGCGAGGTCCTTGTCGCCGACCAGGCTCGACGCGTCGTCGCCGGTGATGATGTCCATCGGCCCCAGCGCACACGCGCCGCCGTCGGCCAGCGCCTGGAGGAAGTACTTCAGGTCGCTGCCGCGGCCGGCGAAGTACACCAGGTCGGGCCGGTCCGCGCAGATGTCGCTGTGCATCTGCGCGAACAGGTTCGTCATGTAGCCGGCGCGGGTCTGCCCGGACAGCTCCGGCGGCGCCTTGTAGCTCTTCCGGTAGCGCGGCTGCAGCGCCTCGGTGGATGCCTTGGTCAGCGTTTGTGTGTAGCTGTCGGCGGGATTCAGGTCGGACACCAGCAGCATCCGCTGGTACGGCCGCTGCTTGAGATAGCCGGCGGCCACCCGCACCTCCTCGGTGTTGGTCGGCGAGACCCGGAAGAAGTTGTCGATGGTGTGCCCGGACAGGTCCTGGCTCATGTCGTCGGCGGTCACCTGCGAGCCGATCACCGTGATGTCCGCGGCGGACAGCGCCGCGGCGGCGGCCCGGGTGGTGTCCAGGCTCTGCCCGAGCCCGACGACGGCGACGATGTGCTCGGCGGCGCGGGCCCGCACGATCGCCGACACGGCGGCCTCCTGCTGCTGGCCGTTGCTGCCGAAGTTGGCCAACAGCAACCGGATTCGCGGCATGGTGCCGAACGCGGCCGAGGAGTTGTCGGCCCGCCACACCGCGGCCACCGCGCCCTCGATGTCGTGCTTGGTGACCTGGAGCAGCAGGCTGTCCGCGTTGGGGTCCGGCGTCATGTCTTCCAGCAGCACGATCGTCGCGTACGCCCCGGTCGGCGGTGGGTTCACCGCCGCGACCTTCTGTTCGAGCTCGCGGAGCGGATCGTCGGGCCGGAACGCCGCGGTGTCCAGGTTCAGCCCGACGCAGACGTCGCGATCGCCGGTTCCGGTGAGGCCGCGGCCGCAGGTCCACCACAGTGGATGCGAGTACAGGGCGATCGCCACCACTGCGACGACTCCGGCGGCGATGGCCGGCAGAAAGCGGCGGATCCGGCTGCGTGGCGTCAGCAGGCGGGGCGCGGTCGGCGCGATCACTCCACGCTCCACCAACGGATCCGCGGCCCGGCGGGCGGCGTTGAGCAGCGCGTTGACGTCGGCCTGGTGCGACAGCGGCGGCAACTCCCGGCCGTAGGCGTGCTCGACGATGTCCCGCTCGTCCGGCGGCACCGTGAACATGGTGGTGGCCAACCAGTTCGCCACCACCAGCCGGCTCACCACGTTGCGTACCAACTGGGACCGGTCGCGGTCCCGGTTGGCCTCCTTCACCAGGGCGTCGAACAGCTGCTTCACCGTGCTGGCCAGCGGCTGCGCGTCCGGCGCGCGGCAGACCATCTCCAGCCGGTCCACCCACTCCCGGTGCGGCTCGGTGTCGAACGTCTCCGCGAAGTCGTCCACCACGTCGGCGACCTGGCCCAGCGCCAGCTGGCAGTAGGCGCGCCGCGCACGGTCGGTGCCGAAGTCGTTGAGCAGAACGGAGAACTGCTCCTCGTAGGACGGCAGACCGGACGCCGGGTCGCGATGGGTGAGCGCCAGCACCAGGTTGCCGGCGATCCACGGGTGCAGCACGGCCGGATCGGCGGTGGCGCTGCCGTCCCGCCGCTCCAGCACCCACAGGGCGTTGCGCAGCTCGGTCAGGATCCGGCCGACGTTGCGGTGGTTCACCCGCGTCGACGTCCACGGCAGCAGCCACGGCGCGGTGGCGAACGGGGCGGCGCTGACGAACTCCTCGATGCCGAGGTCGGGGGCGTGCCGGGCGAGGCCGAGATCGGTCAGCCGGCGCTGCCACGGGTTGTCGCCGGGGTCGAGCACGTTGCGCGCG includes these proteins:
- a CDS encoding acyl-CoA-like ligand-binding transcription factor yields the protein MTGLRERKKRETRLALSRATIALVVERGWDEVGVEDIAAAANVSERTFRNYFTSKAEAVAASHLERALVVADELRSQPADEPFWPAVVSAVRASVSAAPASSHDGAHMERVKLVMTHPSLHAELLRADDIAKDELAAAIAERLGLDAERDLFPQLAASVVTAGVATAMRFWMVNDPRGSVIEVLGRVFEEIGRGLPVPEGES
- a CDS encoding FAD-dependent monooxygenase translates to MNVIISGAGPNGLMLACELALAGVRPVVLEALPEPSAEPKANGLVGEVVRLIDHRGLYEALAGVPGPPRPNSGYFPYAGMYLDLGSLDESPLHVLPAPQQKIVRVLTERALELGVEIRRGHELVGLRQDSSSVTVQVDGPDGRYELQASYLVGADGARSAVRKLSGIDFGGITYDRRTLRMAHATVPADWVDPTTRGLKIPGYGLALPFIGTRTEHGGFSYAPLPDKPPTIATTEWDEPPTDEPMTMDELRASVRRVLGVDVPLGEPTGDGPHLMNRLTRGNTRIAARFRDGRVFLLGDAAHIYAHGGAGLNLGMQDAANLGWKLAAEINGTAPAGLLDTYDTERRIAAERMVVYAQATNALLGPGSDVTALRTLFGEMLGDAATVQRIADLLAGSDIRYDMGVDDPHPLVGRFAPAMDLVTPDGPVRLAEVARTARPLLVDFTGALARFQGPVDVITAEPVEGIPAAVLIRPDSYVAWASSSPDTDGLSAALERWFGLAVNHV
- a CDS encoding class I SAM-dependent methyltransferase, translated to MDNTAADGSPVELYALLPDAGEPALIHAAIPAGATVLELGAGAGRVTQPLAALGHPVLAVDNSEEMLAHVRNAETIRADIESLRLDRRFDAVILASQLVNTTDAELRRGLLATAAHHVSDNGIVLIQWHPPGWFGNVDSTPGQLGPVTITVRDIVRDADLLSATVHYDHVDRHWKHEFTARKLSTSDMRAELAAVGLRFDGWLTEDQTWFTARPNHRSSAAESPSVSGDEEAQAT
- a CDS encoding threonine ammonia-lyase, producing MVDITDIEAAAERIQGHVLRTPTVSSPGLSDLLGVPVTAKLELLQRGGSFKVRGAAAKLLTLTDVEREAGVVAVSGGNHAIGVAVMAGALGVAATVVMPRSAPARAAEAARAAGADVRLTEDMAGAFALMEQLQRDGLTLLHPFADPIVLAGQGTVGLELSDDADELTDVLVSIGGGALISGVAVALRARRPGIRVWGVETEGAQAMTDALAAGGPVPTTLSSIVSTLSAPTVSQLTYDHVSTLVTEVVLVSDAEAVRGTLELADHGKVWAEPAAGCLVPAARRVLARVGGDARLGFVVCGGNASTADVFKWSTP
- a CDS encoding NAD(P)/FAD-dependent oxidoreductase, coding for MNDSYDVIVIGGGAAGLSGALALSRARRSVLVIDAGRPRNAPAGNAHNYLGRDGVNPLELLRIGRAEVESYGGEILPAEAVKAARTDRGFTVQLADGSTVDGRRLLVATGLTDELPDIPGVAERWGKDVLHCPYCHGWEVRDRSIGVIGCNATSPRQALMWRQWSADITFYLNDVVELDDTQRKQFEARGIRIVEGPIRSLDDLDHEAFVIAPRARSNADVLATLGLTTADHPAGTYVPADGEATAIPGVWVAGNVTNLMEQVIGAAAAGLRAAAAINMDLITEETDRAVAEAFPAA
- a CDS encoding esterase/lipase family protein, coding for MSWQGLSPRRRMLFAVVAVVIVALGAVVVARLWPASPTAVAPDRPGTVLLVPGFGGDRTSLEPLADRIRQDGRRAEVLTLPGDGTGDLLQQVSVLDDAVDDALSGGSSSVDIVGYSAGGVVARLWVANDHGADKVKRVITLGSPLHGTQLAAAGGALAPGACPTACQQLAPGSPVLAPVAGAAGLPWVSIWTEDDQTVTPPDSARLPGAVNVPLQQVCPGARVSHEQLPTDPRVIGLVVEGLAGDAPTGCPGAGAR
- a CDS encoding PD40 domain-containing protein, with the translated sequence MRRIATVLAGAALIPGGIAQAATAETSLVSVTVDGSPAAGMSGRPSISADGRFVAFSSSATNLVRDDGNGVSDIFVRDRQNGITTRVSVDSAGVEGNGASGNPSISGDGRYVVFESRATNLVPGDTNGFQDIFERDLVTGRTRLVTSPSLWEQANGDSFAPVISADGSHIAFDSVASNIRGGDSNGVSDVFEVARGSSFIDRISVDSNFQEADGPSWGPSISADGSYVSFTSDADNLNVGRPDVNHASDVFVHGGVGGTRLVSYSYLGGKGNSTSRNAVISADGKHLVFESYASNLVPDDTNGRADLFVSNWWDWSISRVDVDPAGVAVGGESGARAAISADGRYVAFASGQDGLVPGDTNGLWDVLVRDTVAGTTTLASVATNGAPGNDFSLEPAMTPDGRHVAFKSYASNFVPDTPRPSANTYVRDLAG
- a CDS encoding ABC transporter substrate-binding protein, which codes for MPEERRLPPATALAARLLWHRDARGPRRRQPIVVLLGPTGAGKSWTLGSIAGSCGNDVVHAGYDFERTTATDTREVLARLAFDLSRKWSQRGRPRFARLAVGLIAVQTDLADLHHRQAKDKLRTEFAKYTSRQRPSFTTALRDLVDAAVDAHILDATMGVLLKNSLPELVNAAGREPLRRAIRWHGDHPDPRADDPYDALLDLNRLPATGRDVWLLAAFLADIRESQERLARADLGSKCRCGRPSRPRHRHNWVLLLDNVDHPDGERFLRDLTTARQHVLEHDPLLVIATSGRWNPGWEPEWRPPWLSAAAGRAPARTVRSCRHADYDDWAGDSPAGPPHPYYPVLLEPLTLRETAHLLGVQEDSPAALLARRATGGLPAAVESVRPLLEKATLIPGARNVLDPGDNPWQRRLTDLGLARHAPDLGIEEFVSAAPFATAPWLLPWTSTRVNHRNVGRILTELRNALWVLERRDGSATADPAVLHPWIAGNLVLALTHRDPASGLPSYEEQFSVLLNDFGTDRARRAYCQLALGQVADVVDDFAETFDTEPHREWVDRLEMVCRAPDAQPLASTVKQLFDALVKEANRDRDRSQLVRNVVSRLVVANWLATTMFTVPPDERDIVEHAYGRELPPLSHQADVNALLNAARRAADPLVERGVIAPTAPRLLTPRSRIRRFLPAIAAGVVAVVAIALYSHPLWWTCGRGLTGTGDRDVCVGLNLDTAAFRPDDPLRELEQKVAAVNPPPTGAYATIVLLEDMTPDPNADSLLLQVTKHDIEGAVAAVWRADNSSAAFGTMPRIRLLLANFGSNGQQQEAAVSAIVRARAAEHIVAVVGLGQSLDTTRAAAAALSAADITVIGSQVTADDMSQDLSGHTIDNFFRVSPTNTEEVRVAAGYLKQRPYQRMLLVSDLNPADSYTQTLTKASTEALQPRYRKSYKAPPELSGQTRAGYMTNLFAQMHSDICADRPDLVYFAGRGSDLKYFLQALADGGACALGPMDIITGDDASSLVGDKDLALNADVRLYYTAIAHRDQWRAFPPGSDYVRNYDAFAKAFADNGLPAADLDDGQAMSEHDAVLTAAVAIRKAKDVTTVNTIAPFVMQQQCKNPVGGATGYIAFPNTGGGDPVDKAMPIMQIRPDGSATQEDLVWPAGKPLDPDTTC